A window from Vigna angularis cultivar LongXiaoDou No.4 chromosome 7, ASM1680809v1, whole genome shotgun sequence encodes these proteins:
- the LOC108336596 gene encoding probable E3 ubiquitin-protein ligase RHC2A has product MASHWCFRCNKFVRVWRQEMPMCPECDSGFVEEIDSSGRPVHAEPRRRRFPAAAAMYMIGHRSGNSNQIPRSSHHQHCRTANGDPSPINPVIMLRGEGSRHERGSSFDLFYDDGAGTGLRPLPPRMSEFLLGTGFDRVMDQLSNVESNSGSGRHDQHHAPASKAVVDAMPEIEINASHMVTESHCAVCKEPFELCTRAREMPCKHLYHPECILPWLAIRNSCPVCRKQLPVENEREGLERVEEEEENNVGLTIWRLPGGGFAVGRLGRREGEREVNVPLVYTEVDGGFNFNNLVMGEPRRISWSVSESRGRRRGGTFRRMFNGLFSCLRGGGVGPQRSSSSGSSRSATSTSVRASRPNMGPSSSTRRSWSMDVNGGTRPW; this is encoded by the coding sequence ATGGCTTCCCATTGGTGTTTCCGCTGCAACAAATTTGTCAGAGTATGGAGACAGGAAATGCCCATGTGTCCAGAATGTGACAGTGGATTCGTCGAAGAGATCGATTCTTCCGGTCGCCCCGTCCATGCCGAACCGCGCCGCCGTAGGTTCCCCGCCGCGGCTGCAATGTACATGATCGGCCACCGTTCCGGTAACTCCAACCAAATTCCCCGTTCCTCTCACCATCAACATTGCAGAACCGCCAACGGCGACCCGTCTCCGATCAACCCGGTTATCATGCTCCGCGGAGAGGGATCAAGGCACGAGCGTGGCTCCAGCTTCGACCTTTTCTACGACGATGGCGCCGGTACGGGCCTCCGACCACTCCCTCCGAGGATGTCAGAGTTTCTCCTCGGAACAGGCTTCGACCGCGTGATGGACCAACTTTCCAACGTGGAGTCTAACTCCGGGTCTGGGAGGCACGACCAGCACCACGCGCCGGCGTCTAAAGCTGTCGTGGATGCCATGCCGGAGATTGAGATAAACGCGTCCCATATGGTGACTGAGTCACATTGCGCGGTCTGCAAGGAGCCTTTTGAGCTTTGCACCAGAGCGAGAGAAATGCCATGCAAACACTTATACCATCCAGAATGCATCTTACCGTGGCTCGCAATTCGGAACTCCTGCCCTGTGTGCCGCAAACAGTTGCCTGTTGAGAACGAACGTGAGGGGTTGGAGCGtgtggaggaggaggaagagaaCAACGTGGGGTTGACGATTTGGCGGTTACCGGGCGGAGGGTTTGCAGTGGGAAGGTTGGGGAGAAGAGAGGGTGAGAGAGAGGTTAACGTTCCTCTTGTGTACACGGAAGTGGATGGTGGGTTCAACTTTAACAACCTTGTTATGGGGGAACCCAGAAGGATTTCATGGTCGGTTTCGGAGTCTCGAGGGAGGAGAAGAGGTGGCACGTTTAGAAGAATGTTTAACGGTTTGTTTAGTTGCTTGAGAGGTGGTGGGGTTGGGCCTCAACGTTCTTCTAGCTCTGGTTCTTCGAGAAGCGCGACGAGTACCAGTGTTAGGGCTTCGCGTCCTAACATGGGTCCTTCTTCATCTACGCGTAGATCTTGGTCAATGGATGTCAACGGTGGAACCAGACCATGGTAA
- the LOC108337552 gene encoding C-terminal binding protein AN-like, producing MAFFLGLLRRTHLVSRHALSASSWLGSVQPLYRGMRCCRGLVLSIVGISGSAGSLSTCSLAFKMSVLYTQAQYCCRF from the exons ATGGCATTCTTCCTCGGCCTCCTCCGCCGCACGCACCTCGTCTCCCGCCACGCGCTCTCCGCCTCTAGCTGGCTCGGCTCCGTCCAGCCTCTCTACCGTGGGATGCGCTGCTGCCGCGGCCTTGTTCTCAGCATCGTCGGAATCTCTGGGTCGGCTGGGTCTTTGTCCACTTGCAGCTTGGCCTTCAAAATGAGCGTGCTCTATACTCAAGCA CAGTATTGCTGTAGATTTTGA